The following proteins come from a genomic window of Lachnoclostridium phytofermentans ISDg:
- the gdhA gene encoding NADP-specific glutamate dehydrogenase, producing the protein MGYVDEIIERAIAKNPGEPEFIQAVKEVLTSLRPVVDANEDLYRKEALLERLIEPDRQFKFRVPWVDDKGQVQVNVGYRVQFNNSIGPYKGGLRLHPSVNIGIIKFLGFEQIFKNSLTSLPIGGGKGGSDFDPKGKSDREVMAFCQSFMTELCKYIGADVDVPAGDIGTGAREIGYMYGQYKRIRGMYEGVLTGKGLSYGGSLVRTEATGYGLLYLTDEMLKCNGIDIAGKTVCISGSGNVAIYATQKAQQLGAKVVTLSDSTGWVYDPDGIDLDAIKEIKEVKRARLTEYRNYRPNSEYYEGRGVWTVKCDIALPCATQNELSLEDAKVLVANGCKAVAEGANMPTTLEATEYLQENGVLFAPGKAANAGGVATSALEMSQNSERLSWSFEEVDAKLKSIMVNIFHNMDDASKRYGFEGNYVVGANIAGFEKVASAMIAQGVC; encoded by the coding sequence GAGGATTTGTATAGAAAAGAGGCACTTTTAGAACGATTAATTGAGCCAGACAGACAATTTAAGTTTAGAGTACCATGGGTTGATGATAAAGGTCAGGTACAGGTTAATGTCGGATATCGTGTTCAGTTTAACAATTCTATCGGACCTTACAAGGGCGGCTTACGTTTACACCCATCTGTAAATATTGGCATTATCAAATTCTTAGGATTTGAGCAAATCTTCAAAAACTCCTTAACTAGCTTACCTATCGGTGGTGGTAAGGGAGGTTCTGATTTTGATCCTAAGGGCAAATCGGATCGTGAAGTAATGGCATTTTGTCAAAGTTTTATGACGGAGCTTTGTAAATATATCGGAGCAGACGTTGACGTTCCAGCGGGTGATATTGGTACAGGAGCAAGGGAAATCGGCTATATGTACGGTCAATATAAGAGAATTCGTGGTATGTACGAAGGTGTATTAACAGGAAAAGGTCTATCCTATGGTGGTTCTTTAGTTCGTACTGAAGCGACAGGATATGGTTTATTATATTTAACAGATGAGATGCTTAAGTGTAATGGTATCGATATTGCTGGTAAAACAGTTTGTATTTCTGGTTCTGGTAATGTTGCGATCTATGCTACGCAAAAAGCGCAACAGTTAGGCGCTAAGGTAGTTACGTTAAGTGATTCTACAGGTTGGGTTTATGACCCAGACGGAATTGATTTAGATGCAATAAAGGAAATCAAAGAAGTGAAACGTGCTCGTTTAACTGAGTACAGAAACTACAGACCAAACAGCGAATACTATGAAGGTAGAGGTGTATGGACTGTGAAATGTGATATTGCACTTCCTTGCGCTACACAAAACGAGTTATCGTTAGAAGATGCTAAAGTACTTGTTGCGAATGGATGCAAAGCAGTTGCAGAAGGTGCTAATATGCCTACAACGTTAGAAGCTACAGAGTATTTACAGGAAAATGGCGTTTTATTTGCTCCAGGTAAGGCCGCAAATGCAGGTGGTGTTGCTACCTCAGCACTCGAAATGAGCCAGAATTCTGAAAGACTTAGCTGGAGTTTTGAAGAAGTAGATGCTAAATTAAAGAGTATTATGGTTAATATCTTCCACAACATGGATGATGCATCGAAACGTTATGGTTTTGAAGGAAACTATGTTGTTGGAGCCAACATCGCCGGTTTTGAAAAGGTTGCATCGGCTATGATTGCACAAGGAGTCTGCTAA
- a CDS encoding GerAB/ArcD/ProY family transporter produces MENKVTLRQFTYTFLLLSITPIFSSLPGLLAPSGDSTGYVAVLYYGVIGCVFAWLMYQVLYVYRGYSLLEILSDLVGTVIAKFILLVYALWSVLVILFKIGSYATLLQTTLLPTISADILLGFLFLLCVYAFSKGSKTILRFSEFLFLPAVFFLGILFLFAVPSFHTEYLKTISISSLTDNLRRIPSIASIGGNLMLLLFFLGNIEHKPELPCDINEAPDTKGKQKSHQTFQIRLYRCILQFTLLCFASILLSLCINGPKLTENFTYPIYQSVKGVSILSTFERFDAFITLICIVSDFTAVCVFAFISVTCFSFVFQKKEQEQPKEDSSAPLDVVSPSRKTTLLLCIGAPLVLICCCYVYLRKITQYELDEYFLSYMMPLNLIFQYVLPTLLGIVCFIKRISRGKKGNQEA; encoded by the coding sequence ATGGAAAATAAAGTAACTCTCAGGCAATTCACATACACTTTTCTTTTGTTATCAATTACTCCGATTTTTTCTAGTTTGCCAGGCTTACTAGCTCCATCTGGAGATTCTACCGGATATGTTGCTGTATTGTATTATGGTGTAATTGGTTGTGTCTTTGCTTGGCTTATGTATCAAGTGTTATATGTATATCGAGGATACTCACTGTTAGAGATTCTAAGTGATTTAGTTGGTACCGTAATTGCTAAGTTTATTCTTCTTGTCTATGCACTTTGGAGTGTCTTAGTAATCTTATTTAAGATTGGTTCCTATGCCACTTTACTTCAAACCACACTACTTCCAACCATATCCGCAGATATTTTACTTGGGTTTCTATTTTTACTTTGTGTATATGCTTTCTCAAAAGGAAGTAAAACAATACTACGTTTTTCTGAATTTTTATTCCTGCCAGCAGTATTTTTCCTAGGGATTTTATTTCTTTTTGCGGTACCTAGTTTCCATACAGAGTATCTAAAAACGATAAGCATTAGCTCCTTAACCGATAATTTGAGAAGAATTCCAAGTATCGCATCCATCGGTGGGAATTTAATGTTATTACTTTTCTTTCTAGGTAACATTGAACACAAACCAGAGTTACCTTGTGATATCAATGAAGCCCCTGATACTAAAGGCAAACAAAAGAGTCATCAAACCTTTCAAATAAGATTATACCGATGCATCTTACAGTTTACTTTACTATGCTTTGCCTCTATCCTATTATCTCTTTGCATCAACGGGCCAAAACTAACAGAAAACTTCACCTATCCTATTTATCAATCAGTCAAGGGAGTCTCCATCCTAAGTACGTTTGAAAGATTTGATGCCTTTATAACTTTAATTTGTATTGTATCTGATTTTACAGCAGTATGTGTCTTTGCATTCATTAGTGTTACTTGCTTTAGCTTTGTGTTTCAAAAAAAGGAGCAAGAGCAGCCAAAAGAAGATTCAAGTGCTCCACTTGATGTTGTTTCTCCATCAAGAAAAACTACACTTTTGTTATGCATTGGCGCTCCACTGGTGTTAATTTGCTGTTGTTATGTTTATTTACGAAAAATTACCCAGTACGAATTAGATGAATATTTTTTATCCTATATGATGCCTCTTAATCTTATTTTTCAATATGTTTTACCTACTTTACTAGGAATTGTTTGTTTTATTAAGCGTATTAGCAGAGGTAAGAAGGGTAATCAGGAGGCGTAA
- a CDS encoding Ger(x)C family spore germination protein encodes MNKSNYRTYHHLKILGFFAILLLLYLCYINMNRQEISNVDLVRIIAIDKSSTNYTVTAIYSDAAGTGDSSISLAVTGSGNTIYEAFVDLQLKNRNPITIAHTNYYLVSDTVCKDGLFKGLDYIVREHTTKTNASVYLLPLSNIHDYIFRGLEEKRDMISELQALDMKQKQLLKKTDNTLLDVLNALSDNKRNLLLPYLTEDNQSLYISGYAVFKGDSLYQYLTTSMSSLLDLARNRVRSYPIYLSYHQADQMKSLEENDSLQAFTNQVNSTIALEITNYKCNIDVTNQGNEIFTDIKLEFDTDIKEATKQPSLYETEEIRELTARQNQYMQSQFATLTSYMKTHKVDLLEVENRINQRYKEQGITEEEIPDFQIETVNFRYSADSQLGKNYMIETGASYGK; translated from the coding sequence ATGAATAAATCAAATTATCGCACCTATCATCATCTTAAAATACTAGGTTTTTTCGCTATTCTGCTACTATTATATTTATGCTATATCAATATGAATCGTCAAGAAATTAGTAACGTGGATTTGGTTCGAATAATCGCTATTGATAAGTCATCCACGAACTACACCGTTACTGCAATCTATAGCGATGCCGCTGGAACTGGTGATAGTTCAATATCCCTTGCCGTAACTGGTAGTGGTAATACGATCTATGAAGCCTTTGTGGACTTACAATTAAAAAACCGTAATCCTATTACTATTGCACACACAAATTATTATTTGGTTAGTGATACTGTTTGCAAGGATGGGCTGTTTAAGGGACTTGATTATATTGTTAGGGAGCATACCACTAAAACGAATGCTTCCGTTTATCTTCTTCCTCTCTCTAATATTCATGATTATATCTTTCGAGGTTTAGAAGAGAAAAGGGATATGATATCGGAACTGCAAGCTCTTGATATGAAGCAAAAGCAGTTACTAAAAAAGACGGACAACACATTGCTCGATGTATTAAATGCTCTGTCCGATAATAAAAGAAATCTACTATTGCCTTATCTAACAGAGGACAACCAATCTCTTTATATTTCAGGCTATGCTGTTTTTAAAGGAGATTCCCTATATCAATACTTAACTACCTCCATGTCCTCTTTACTTGATTTAGCTAGAAATAGAGTTCGTTCCTATCCAATCTACCTTTCTTATCATCAAGCGGATCAGATGAAAAGTTTAGAAGAAAACGATAGTCTACAAGCATTCACGAACCAAGTGAATTCTACGATTGCATTAGAAATTACCAACTACAAATGCAATATTGATGTTACAAATCAAGGAAATGAAATTTTTACTGACATAAAACTTGAATTTGATACCGATATTAAAGAGGCTACGAAGCAACCTTCCCTTTATGAGACGGAAGAAATAAGAGAATTAACCGCTAGACAAAATCAATATATGCAAAGTCAATTTGCTACCTTAACAAGTTATATGAAGACTCATAAAGTAGACCTGCTAGAAGTAGAAAATCGTATCAACCAAAGGTACAAAGAGCAAGGAATAACCGAAGAAGAGATCCCAGATTTTCAAATCGAGACGGTGAACTTTCGATATTCCGCAGATTCACAATTAGGTAAAAATTATATGATAGAAACAGGTGCGTCTTATGGAAAATAA
- a CDS encoding spore germination protein: MVINMSQVINSATIKEMFNNSTDILVRPIHIKSDYNLTLTVFCVDGLVNSQVFDLTIIKPLATEEGAKQCPTQAALFEYFYNNGGTYHAFASEASDMDSLLTSVMSGMVALIFDDLQKAILYDVRTFDKRSVSEPAEEGVMKGAKDSFIEVLRTNTALIRRRIRSPYLVIEQMYVGKQSKTDVALVYLSTICDLTLVDKIRKQLQSIDIDNIAAASFIEEYIVPPKQTLMPQIMYTQRPDRCCSNLTDGRIAIVVDGIPFVYVLPCQLPMLLQSPEDYSENFMASSAFRLLRYITVLLSLLLPAFYIAITTFHNQLLPVQMILSIQEAKAKVPFSSWIEVLGLLFSFEILIEAGLRLPKPVGQAMSIVGGLVVGQAAVSAYIISPVVVIVVALTGIAGFTVPNQDLAIALRISRFVLGILAAFAGFFGVMIGIIFICLHLCSLDSFGFAYLTPFVDTHEKVLQDTFFRYPIKDFELRPKKIAKKNRRKQKIR, encoded by the coding sequence ATGGTTATTAATATGAGCCAGGTAATTAATTCTGCTACAATAAAAGAAATGTTTAATAATAGCACAGATATTTTAGTACGTCCGATTCATATAAAAAGTGATTATAATCTTACTCTTACCGTATTCTGCGTTGATGGATTGGTGAATAGTCAGGTATTTGACCTTACTATCATTAAACCTCTGGCAACAGAAGAAGGAGCAAAGCAATGCCCCACTCAAGCAGCTCTTTTCGAGTATTTCTATAATAATGGCGGTACTTACCACGCTTTCGCCTCGGAAGCCTCAGATATGGATTCCTTGCTGACTAGTGTCATGAGCGGTATGGTAGCATTAATCTTCGATGATTTGCAAAAAGCAATTTTATATGATGTTCGAACCTTTGATAAACGTTCCGTTTCCGAACCAGCGGAAGAAGGTGTAATGAAAGGAGCAAAGGACTCCTTTATCGAAGTGTTACGTACAAACACAGCTTTAATACGAAGGCGTATCAGATCTCCTTATCTAGTTATTGAGCAAATGTATGTTGGAAAGCAATCAAAAACCGATGTTGCTTTAGTATACCTTAGTACTATCTGTGATTTAACTCTTGTGGATAAAATCAGAAAGCAACTTCAATCCATTGATATTGATAATATCGCTGCAGCATCTTTTATCGAGGAATATATTGTTCCACCGAAGCAAACCTTGATGCCGCAAATTATGTATACCCAACGTCCGGATCGCTGCTGCTCTAATCTTACGGATGGTAGAATCGCAATCGTTGTGGATGGTATTCCTTTTGTATATGTTTTGCCATGTCAACTTCCAATGTTATTACAATCACCAGAAGATTATTCAGAAAATTTTATGGCAAGTTCTGCTTTTCGATTACTACGGTATATTACGGTATTACTCTCTCTTTTATTGCCTGCATTTTATATCGCAATTACTACCTTTCATAATCAACTGCTGCCGGTCCAGATGATACTATCAATCCAGGAAGCAAAAGCGAAAGTACCATTTTCCTCATGGATTGAAGTTCTTGGTTTATTATTCTCTTTCGAGATTTTAATAGAAGCAGGTCTTCGTTTACCAAAGCCCGTTGGTCAGGCGATGTCTATTGTTGGTGGCTTAGTGGTCGGTCAAGCTGCTGTTTCTGCATATATTATATCTCCAGTCGTTGTAATCGTTGTTGCACTTACCGGTATCGCTGGATTTACTGTACCTAATCAAGACCTCGCCATCGCACTGCGTATCTCACGATTTGTTCTTGGAATTCTAGCAGCATTTGCTGGATTCTTCGGTGTTATGATTGGCATCATCTTCATCTGTCTGCACTTGTGTAGCTTAGATAGTTTTGGATTCGCATATCTAACTCCATTTGTAGACACCCATGAAAAAGTGCTTCAAGATACATTTTTCCGTTACCCAATAAAAGACTTTGAATTGCGTCCAAAAAAAATTGCGAAAAAAAATCGCCGGAAACAAAAAATACGTTAA
- a CDS encoding redoxin domain-containing protein, with protein MNKKKTYIITGVFTAILVVSVFLYKQLAKGFENEESFKPQSESRLASEESDVPYPTEESDDSTTKSIDPTILPDTNSVEEKASDTDNLNEKSNGTIAPLNEQSDIVENSNNSSTNIQEKKATHNVANAAPTKAPAKQENAVQPTKAPQATNTPVPTKTPVSTSTPVPTSTPFPTSTPVPTSTPVPTKPVNKNAATNFTVYDSNGNAVSLSDYFGKPIVVNFWASWCGPCKSEMPGFDTMYQRYKGSVTFLMVDMVDGYRETKETGQSFISKNGFSFPVFYDTKQSASYAYSVTSYPTTLFIDANGSIATIKKGAMSESTLENEINKILN; from the coding sequence ATGAATAAGAAAAAAACTTATATAATAACAGGTGTATTTACCGCAATATTAGTAGTATCTGTTTTTCTTTACAAACAACTTGCCAAAGGTTTTGAAAATGAAGAATCCTTCAAACCTCAGTCTGAATCAAGGCTTGCAAGCGAAGAGTCAGATGTTCCATATCCTACGGAAGAGAGTGACGATTCCACTACAAAATCAATTGACCCAACTATTTTACCAGATACTAATTCAGTAGAAGAAAAGGCATCCGATACTGATAACTTAAATGAGAAATCAAACGGGACTATTGCTCCTTTGAATGAACAATCGGATATAGTAGAAAACTCAAATAATAGTTCTACAAATATACAAGAAAAAAAAGCAACACATAACGTAGCTAATGCTGCACCTACCAAGGCTCCGGCAAAACAGGAAAATGCGGTACAACCAACAAAAGCTCCTCAAGCAACGAATACTCCTGTACCGACAAAGACACCTGTATCAACTAGTACTCCTGTTCCAACAAGTACTCCTTTTCCAACTAGTACTCCTGTTCCAACTAGTACTCCTGTTCCAACGAAACCAGTCAATAAAAACGCAGCTACTAACTTTACCGTATACGATAGTAATGGAAATGCTGTATCGTTAAGTGATTACTTCGGAAAACCTATTGTTGTGAATTTCTGGGCAAGCTGGTGCGGACCATGTAAAAGTGAAATGCCAGGCTTTGATACAATGTATCAACGATACAAAGGAAGTGTTACTTTCTTAATGGTAGACATGGTAGATGGCTATCGTGAAACAAAGGAAACCGGACAAAGCTTTATATCAAAAAATGGATTTAGTTTTCCAGTATTTTATGATACAAAACAAAGTGCATCTTACGCTTATAGTGTAACTTCCTATCCTACTACCTTATTTATAGATGCAAATGGAAGTATTGCAACGATAAAAAAAGGTGCTATGAGTGAATCTACTTTGGAAAACGAAATTAATAAAATCTTAAATTAA
- a CDS encoding cytochrome c biogenesis CcdA family protein — protein sequence MEYIITFLEGIITFLSPCLLPMLPLYLTYIAGRPSERTKHGTLYAALGFITGFSITFISLGAFAGTLGRFIIRYGQIINIVSGSIIIFFGLSYLGIFRIKLFNGALKLKSEHQSHGFFPSVLLGIIFSVGWTPCVGTFLGSALVMAAQSGSALKGFFMLSAYTLGLGIPFLFSALLIDQLKSAFDFIKKHYKVINMIAGILLIVIGLLMITGTYGRLLALLSIR from the coding sequence TTGGAATACATTATTACATTTTTAGAAGGAATCATTACATTTTTGTCGCCTTGCCTTCTGCCTATGCTACCACTGTATTTAACATATATTGCAGGCAGACCCTCTGAGCGAACAAAACATGGTACATTGTATGCAGCACTCGGTTTTATTACAGGATTTTCTATAACCTTTATAAGCTTAGGTGCCTTTGCAGGAACATTAGGGCGTTTCATAATACGCTATGGACAGATCATTAATATCGTATCTGGTTCCATCATCATATTCTTTGGACTTAGCTACCTTGGAATATTTCGGATTAAGCTCTTTAACGGAGCTCTAAAGCTAAAATCCGAACATCAATCACATGGTTTTTTCCCTTCTGTCTTACTCGGTATTATCTTCTCTGTAGGATGGACACCATGCGTTGGTACTTTCTTAGGCTCCGCACTCGTAATGGCTGCTCAGTCTGGAAGTGCTTTAAAAGGGTTCTTTATGTTAAGCGCCTATACCTTAGGTCTGGGTATCCCCTTCCTTTTCAGTGCTCTATTAATAGATCAGTTAAAATCCGCTTTTGACTTTATTAAGAAGCACTATAAAGTTATTAATATGATTGCAGGAATCCTACTAATCGTCATTGGACTTCTTATGATTACTGGAACCTATGGAAGATTACTCGCCCTACTAAGTATTAGATAG
- a CDS encoding YdcF family protein produces MRITILMLRTVSVLSILYFFIVLFYSGPKTSFLWFWIALALSLFSASFVLTYLMKYPSTFHNSLRLVIQYSVWIGLSIFLLAEGFLVAKSLQTPVPNADYVIILGAQVRGRTPSLTLNARINTAADYLLKNPNTKAICSGGQGDGEDVTEAYAIKRGLIARGVKEERILLEEHSTNTVENLTFSQSFIDDPNSSVVVVTSNFHTYRASRIAMKLGYKNLSLSSAHEFLFTTPQYYVREFFALVKDWICNNI; encoded by the coding sequence ATGCGTATCACAATCTTAATGCTACGGACTGTTTCCGTCCTTTCCATACTTTATTTTTTCATTGTTTTGTTTTATTCCGGTCCGAAAACATCGTTTCTATGGTTTTGGATAGCGCTAGCGCTCAGTCTTTTCAGTGCTTCCTTTGTTCTTACTTACCTTATGAAATATCCAAGTACCTTTCATAACTCATTACGACTCGTTATACAATATAGTGTGTGGATTGGTCTTTCAATATTTTTATTAGCAGAAGGATTTTTAGTAGCAAAAAGTCTTCAAACCCCCGTTCCTAATGCAGATTACGTTATCATCTTGGGTGCTCAAGTTAGAGGAAGAACCCCTTCTCTTACGCTAAATGCCCGCATTAATACTGCTGCTGACTATTTATTAAAAAATCCAAACACAAAAGCAATTTGTTCCGGAGGACAAGGTGACGGAGAAGATGTCACTGAGGCTTATGCCATAAAGCGAGGGCTTATAGCACGAGGAGTAAAAGAAGAAAGAATATTACTAGAAGAACATTCTACCAATACGGTAGAAAATCTAACTTTTAGCCAATCATTTATTGATGATCCCAATAGTAGTGTGGTTGTTGTCACAAGTAACTTTCACACCTACCGTGCTTCACGAATTGCAATGAAACTTGGTTATAAAAATCTGTCCCTATCTTCTGCTCATGAATTTTTATTTACTACTCCTCAGTACTATGTGCGTGAATTTTTTGCATTGGTAAAGGACTGGATATGCAACAATATTTAG
- a CDS encoding SAF domain-containing protein — protein sequence MKRKQIVTRFERMRRVKFVLVSSFIAIVSTIIGVSIIFLYLEKQRIDFDQRIEERKRYVYLAKDTINPGEILSDDNLKKVYLECDMPTEYYITEVQLGTMAIIPIEVDMPILRTMCSKGAISDELREVSCEVVNLNDNLMENDYVDIRLRYSNGEDYVVLSKKSVHNLSSLERQKQGEETCYLWLKEEEILNFSAAMVDAYIYSGSSFYTVKYLEPQLQEASNVTYIPRLETLDMIKQYPEIVDTAKVTLKERLRKELENRLHYFITHEIRDINWSMEKSLGEDKKEDINTNPNGNTDTYDGVEETGWEEIP from the coding sequence ATGAAGCGAAAACAAATTGTTACGCGTTTTGAGAGAATGAGAAGAGTGAAATTTGTTTTAGTTTCTAGTTTCATTGCTATTGTCTCAACGATAATTGGTGTAAGCATAATTTTTCTTTACTTAGAAAAGCAAAGAATAGATTTCGATCAGAGGATAGAGGAACGTAAAAGATATGTTTACCTTGCAAAGGATACTATCAATCCCGGTGAAATTCTGAGTGATGATAACCTTAAAAAGGTATACCTAGAGTGCGATATGCCAACAGAATATTACATAACAGAAGTTCAACTAGGAACTATGGCAATTATTCCAATTGAAGTTGATATGCCAATATTAAGAACGATGTGTTCAAAAGGCGCTATTTCTGATGAACTTAGAGAAGTTTCCTGTGAGGTAGTAAACTTAAATGATAATCTGATGGAAAATGATTATGTAGACATTAGACTTCGATATTCTAACGGAGAAGATTATGTTGTCTTATCGAAAAAAAGCGTTCATAACTTATCCTCACTTGAAAGACAAAAGCAGGGAGAAGAAACATGTTATCTTTGGTTAAAAGAAGAGGAGATTCTTAATTTTTCAGCGGCTATGGTGGATGCTTATATATACAGCGGTTCAAGCTTTTATACGGTAAAATACTTAGAGCCACAATTGCAAGAAGCCTCTAATGTTACTTATATTCCACGGCTAGAAACCCTAGATATGATTAAACAATATCCTGAGATTGTAGACACTGCCAAAGTAACTTTAAAAGAAAGATTACGGAAAGAGTTAGAGAATCGCCTTCATTATTTTATTACCCATGAAATACGCGACATCAATTGGTCGATGGAAAAGAGCTTAGGAGAGGATAAAAAAGAGGATATCAATACAAATCCAAATGGAAATACGGATACATATGATGGGGTTGAGGAAACTGGGTGGGAGGAGATTCCATGA
- a CDS encoding ATPase, T2SS/T4P/T4SS family, which translates to MFFNLLLFGVLLVLLIIFILFLCYDGRSKEEKRVEGNPYQLSNLQNKLKQYFYENVNEELHTKHLTKQELQKLKHQKIYLRKALHECNVGSDVAKRYVKEQIKEWLQSSNKITPENINFIIPFHDVIGLNCQDKFEILLYHYKTEHGAEAFYKLLTDYDLWNPQQREDTPYEITQDQIHRIFDIAGIRLSFTDKLEIIAQRLYQNYKGHGPVDELRDMNIDGVSGGVSGALSENVHGITRDAMNGNSNLKNSIWVFFRGLMIHLSFLSFSSAEELQKICRNIYRYGKPGQLSAVRGYIVNEMMDGSRVVVVRPPFAESWSFFVRKFNYLGVSKLTELITDEDASLVITILRLLIRGEQVIGITGEQGSGKTTLLKSLIQFIPPSYTLRVQELVFELHLREIYPERNIVSFRETAEIQGREGLDLQKKTDGTVNIIGEVASAPVASWLVMVSQVASKYTIFTHHAKTTKHLVMALRNDLMITGAFQNENAAQMQVKASIRFDVHVAKDSNGHRYIERITEIEPNIYENKITVRDIIRYESGRYLLVQPVSEATEEEMFTHLSTEEKDTYMLLFQSKGESWS; encoded by the coding sequence GTGTTCTTTAATCTTTTACTTTTTGGTGTGCTACTAGTACTTCTTATCATCTTTATACTATTCCTTTGTTATGATGGAAGGAGTAAGGAAGAAAAGAGGGTGGAGGGCAACCCTTATCAGCTATCGAACCTTCAAAATAAATTAAAGCAGTATTTTTATGAAAATGTCAATGAAGAGCTTCATACGAAACATTTAACAAAACAGGAACTACAGAAATTGAAGCATCAGAAAATATACCTTCGCAAAGCATTACACGAATGCAATGTAGGATCAGATGTTGCAAAACGTTATGTGAAAGAGCAAATCAAAGAGTGGTTACAAAGTTCCAACAAGATTACCCCTGAGAACATTAATTTTATAATTCCTTTTCATGATGTTATAGGCTTAAATTGCCAAGACAAATTTGAAATTTTGTTATATCACTATAAGACTGAGCATGGTGCAGAGGCGTTTTATAAATTATTAACGGACTACGATCTATGGAATCCACAACAGAGGGAGGACACTCCATATGAGATTACGCAAGATCAGATACATAGGATATTTGATATTGCAGGTATTCGCCTTAGTTTTACGGACAAGTTAGAAATCATTGCTCAGAGACTTTATCAGAATTATAAGGGGCATGGACCTGTGGATGAACTGAGGGATATGAATATTGATGGAGTCTCTGGTGGAGTATCGGGAGCTTTGTCAGAAAATGTTCATGGGATTACGAGGGATGCGATGAATGGAAATTCGAATCTAAAGAATAGCATTTGGGTATTCTTTCGTGGGCTAATGATCCATCTAAGCTTTCTCTCCTTTTCCTCAGCAGAAGAGCTACAAAAAATATGCAGAAATATCTATCGTTATGGAAAACCAGGGCAATTATCCGCGGTTCGTGGTTATATTGTGAATGAAATGATGGATGGCTCACGTGTTGTTGTCGTTCGACCGCCATTTGCAGAAAGTTGGTCATTTTTTGTTAGAAAGTTTAACTATCTGGGAGTATCAAAGTTAACGGAATTAATAACCGATGAAGACGCGTCTCTTGTAATAACTATATTACGCCTTTTAATAAGAGGGGAGCAGGTTATAGGTATTACAGGAGAACAAGGCTCTGGAAAGACGACATTACTAAAATCATTAATTCAATTCATACCCCCGTCTTATACTCTTCGTGTGCAAGAGTTAGTCTTTGAGTTACACCTTAGAGAAATATATCCAGAACGAAACATTGTAAGTTTTAGAGAAACAGCAGAAATTCAAGGTAGGGAAGGCCTAGATCTGCAAAAGAAAACTGATGGAACAGTAAATATCATTGGAGAGGTGGCAAGTGCCCCAGTTGCTAGCTGGTTAGTTATGGTTTCGCAAGTAGCAAGTAAATATACTATATTTACTCATCATGCTAAGACGACGAAACATCTAGTGATGGCACTACGAAATGATTTAATGATAACAGGAGCTTTTCAGAATGAGAATGCCGCACAGATGCAGGTAAAGGCCTCTATCCGATTTGATGTTCACGTGGCTAAAGATAGTAATGGGCATCGGTATATTGAACGAATCACAGAAATTGAACCAAATATTTATGAGAATAAGATTACGGTAAGGGATATTATAAGATATGAAAGTGGTAGATATCTATTGGTACAGCCAGTAAGTGAAGCAACGGAAGAAGAGATGTTTACTCACCTTTCCACAGAGGAGAAAGACACTTATATGCTGCTATTTCAATCGAAGGGGGAGAGTTGGTCATGA